The following are encoded in a window of Thermoanaerobacter ethanolicus JW 200 genomic DNA:
- the prmA gene encoding 50S ribosomal protein L11 methyltransferase has translation MKWIEVQVTTSQEAEDAVSNIMHELGAGGVVIKNPNDVKLLAQSDNWDYFDPSLFEEEGNIKVFAYFPIASDTIDRINILKDRIVELKSFGIDIGNFDLKVSEVDEADWASNWKQYYKPLKIGKKIVIKPSWEEYVSQGEEIIIELDPGMAFGTGTHETTKMCLEFLEEIVIPERIVFDVGCGSGILSIASSKLGAKEVYAADIDEVSVEVARQNVELNNLQNVKVFKSDLLGEFRGKADIIVANIIADVIIRLSAEAPKYLKEEGLFLASGIIKSRKEEVLQKVEEFFEVLQIREEGEWCAILSRKK, from the coding sequence ATGAAATGGATTGAAGTACAAGTGACAACTTCACAAGAGGCAGAAGATGCTGTGTCAAATATCATGCACGAATTAGGGGCTGGCGGTGTAGTTATAAAAAACCCTAATGATGTAAAACTGTTGGCGCAAAGTGATAATTGGGATTACTTTGACCCTTCTCTTTTTGAAGAAGAGGGAAATATTAAGGTTTTTGCCTATTTTCCTATTGCTTCAGATACTATAGATAGAATAAATATTTTAAAAGATAGAATTGTAGAACTTAAATCTTTTGGAATTGATATAGGCAATTTTGACTTAAAAGTCTCAGAAGTAGATGAAGCGGACTGGGCAAGCAATTGGAAACAGTACTATAAGCCTTTAAAAATAGGGAAGAAAATAGTGATTAAGCCTTCTTGGGAAGAATATGTATCTCAAGGAGAAGAGATAATTATCGAATTAGACCCCGGAATGGCTTTTGGCACAGGCACCCATGAGACTACAAAGATGTGTCTGGAATTTTTAGAGGAGATTGTGATACCAGAAAGGATAGTTTTTGATGTAGGTTGTGGTTCAGGCATACTTAGCATTGCTAGTAGCAAATTAGGAGCAAAGGAAGTTTATGCGGCAGATATAGACGAAGTTTCCGTGGAAGTAGCCCGACAAAATGTAGAATTAAATAACTTACAAAATGTAAAAGTATTTAAAAGTGATTTATTAGGCGAATTTAGAGGAAAAGCGGATATTATAGTGGCAAATATAATTGCTGATGTGATAATTAGGTTGTCGGCAGAGGCTCCTAAATACTTAAAAGAAGAGGGCTTATTTTTAGCTAGTGGTATAATAAAAAGTAGAAAAGAAGAAGTTTTGCAAAAAGTTGAAGAATTTTTTGAAGTGTTGCAAATTAGAGAAGAAGGAGAATGGTGTGCAATATTATCAAGGAAAAAGTGA
- a CDS encoding 16S rRNA (uracil(1498)-N(3))-methyltransferase has protein sequence MRKIFIDRQNIKGEFVYIEGEDFHHLVNVLRLKRGNEIVASDGLKEYAARIEEIKKDKLILFLERELESNTESALEISLFQGLPKSDKMELIIQKCAEIGVKKFIPVVTRYTVVDITKSNINKKIARWRKISEEACKQSGRTGVPEICMPISFEEAINQVDKFDLCIIPYEKEQTSKLKEVLEKAKGVKKIGIFIGPEGGFSQEEIELALNKSIKPVSLGPRILRTETAAIAVCSIVMYELGDMG, from the coding sequence ATGAGAAAAATTTTTATTGATAGGCAAAATATTAAAGGAGAATTTGTCTATATAGAAGGAGAAGACTTTCATCATCTGGTAAATGTCTTAAGGCTTAAAAGAGGAAATGAAATTGTTGCATCGGATGGATTAAAAGAATATGCTGCTCGCATTGAAGAGATAAAAAAAGACAAGCTTATTTTATTTTTAGAAAGAGAATTAGAATCAAATACAGAGAGTGCCTTAGAAATTTCATTATTTCAAGGCTTGCCTAAGTCAGATAAAATGGAATTGATTATTCAAAAATGTGCAGAAATTGGAGTTAAAAAATTTATCCCAGTTGTGACTCGTTATACGGTTGTAGACATAACTAAAAGCAATATAAATAAAAAAATTGCTAGGTGGAGAAAAATTAGTGAAGAAGCTTGTAAACAATCGGGCAGAACTGGGGTGCCCGAAATTTGTATGCCTATTTCCTTTGAAGAGGCTATAAATCAGGTTGATAAGTTTGATCTATGCATAATTCCATATGAAAAGGAACAAACTTCAAAATTAAAAGAGGTGTTGGAAAAGGCAAAAGGCGTAAAAAAAATTGGAATTTTTATAGGCCCTGAAGGAGGTTTTTCTCAAGAGGAAATTGAATTAGCCTTAAACAAAAGTATTAAGCCTGTAAGCTTAGGCCCCAGGATTTTGCGAACTGAGACAGCAGCCATCGCAGTTTGTTCAATAGTAATGTATGAATTAGGAGATATGGGTTAA
- the mtaB gene encoding tRNA (N(6)-L-threonylcarbamoyladenosine(37)-C(2))-methylthiotransferase MtaB, producing the protein MAKVDLTLSNEEFYERYGHKKTVAFYTLGCKVNQYETEVMAELFKKAGYEVVDFNEKADVYVINTCTVTNRSDMKSRQEIRKARKKNPDALVVAAGCYVQVSPEEAFSLPEVDIAIGTKNKDKIVELVEEFTQKNQKLSVVNNIMTQKEYEEFGVTAYTERTRAYIKIQDGCNQYCTYCIIPYARGPVRSRDPKKVLDEVKRFADSGYKEIVLTGIHIASYGKDLKNIGLLDIIKMIHEIDGIKRIRLSSIEPTFLTEEFVKEIANLPKMCRHYHVSLQSGCDETLKRMGRRYTTKEYKSVIDRLREYIKDVAITTDVMVGFPGETEEEFLKTYKFVEEICFSKMHVFKYSRRKGTRAYNFPNQVANHIKEDRSKKLIELSNRCEYKFMESFIGKTLEVLFEQPVKNMEGYVEGLTDNYLSVAVKGDRKLLRNEIFPVKIKEIKDNLLIGEIEGI; encoded by the coding sequence GTGGCAAAAGTAGATTTAACTCTTAGTAATGAGGAATTTTATGAAAGATATGGTCATAAAAAAACTGTTGCTTTTTATACTTTGGGGTGTAAGGTAAATCAATATGAGACAGAAGTCATGGCTGAGCTTTTTAAAAAAGCTGGTTATGAAGTAGTTGATTTTAATGAAAAAGCGGATGTTTACGTAATAAATACCTGTACTGTAACAAATAGAAGTGATATGAAGTCAAGGCAGGAGATACGAAAAGCTAGAAAGAAAAATCCTGATGCGCTGGTAGTAGCTGCTGGTTGCTATGTGCAAGTAAGTCCAGAGGAAGCTTTTTCTCTTCCGGAAGTGGACATAGCGATTGGTACGAAAAATAAGGACAAAATAGTGGAATTAGTAGAGGAATTTACACAAAAAAATCAAAAGTTGAGTGTGGTAAATAATATAATGACTCAAAAGGAATATGAGGAATTTGGAGTAACAGCTTATACAGAAAGGACAAGGGCATATATAAAGATTCAAGACGGCTGCAATCAATACTGTACTTACTGCATAATCCCTTACGCCAGGGGACCTGTGAGAAGTAGAGACCCCAAAAAAGTACTAGATGAAGTAAAAAGGTTTGCTGATTCAGGGTATAAAGAAATTGTTCTCACAGGTATACACATAGCTTCCTATGGCAAAGATTTAAAAAATATTGGGCTTTTGGACATTATAAAGATGATTCATGAAATAGATGGCATAAAAAGGATAAGACTTAGTTCTATTGAGCCTACTTTTTTAACTGAAGAGTTTGTGAAAGAAATAGCTAACTTGCCTAAGATGTGCAGGCATTATCATGTATCCCTTCAAAGTGGATGTGATGAAACCTTAAAAAGAATGGGAAGAAGATATACTACAAAGGAGTACAAAAGTGTAATTGATAGGTTAAGAGAATACATCAAGGATGTGGCGATAACTACAGATGTTATGGTGGGATTTCCTGGTGAAACGGAAGAGGAGTTTCTCAAGACTTACAAATTTGTGGAAGAGATTTGTTTTAGCAAAATGCATGTTTTTAAATATTCAAGGAGAAAAGGTACAAGAGCATACAACTTTCCAAATCAAGTTGCAAATCATATAAAAGAAGATAGGAGTAAAAAGCTCATAGAATTGTCTAATAGGTGTGAATATAAATTTATGGAGAGTTTTATAGGGAAAACTTTGGAAGTCCTCTTTGAACAACCGGTAAAGAATATGGAGGGTTATGTGGAAGGCTTGACTGATAATTATTTAAGTGTAGCTGTTAAAGGAGATAGAAAGTTACTTAGAAATGAGATTTTCCCAGTGAAAATAAAAGAAATAAAAGATAATTTATTAATTGGAGAAATTGAAGGAATTTAA
- a CDS encoding histidine triad nucleotide-binding protein: protein MADCIFCKIINKEIPSNIVYEDDLVVAFRDINPQAPVHILIVPKEHIPTLLDLNEDNKHLVSHAYMVAKELAKKEGIDEKGYRIVSNCGNDGGQTVYHIHFHLLGGRFMTWPPG from the coding sequence ATGGCAGATTGCATTTTTTGTAAAATTATAAATAAAGAGATACCTTCCAATATAGTCTATGAAGATGATTTAGTAGTAGCATTTCGGGATATTAACCCGCAGGCACCTGTACATATCCTCATTGTACCCAAAGAACATATACCGACATTGTTAGATTTAAATGAGGATAACAAACATTTAGTATCTCATGCTTATATGGTGGCAAAAGAATTGGCAAAAAAAGAGGGCATTGACGAAAAAGGTTATAGAATTGTATCAAACTGTGGAAATGACGGGGGACAAACGGTATATCACATACATTTTCATCTTTTAGGCGGTAGATTTATGACTTGGCCACCAGGTTAA
- the rpsU gene encoding 30S ribosomal protein S21, whose product MSEVRVGENESLDNALRRFRRQCSKAGVLSELRKREHYESPSVKRKKKSEAARKRKYKYNK is encoded by the coding sequence GTGTCTGAAGTAAGAGTCGGCGAAAATGAATCATTGGACAACGCTCTGAGAAGATTTAGGCGCCAATGTTCCAAAGCAGGCGTTTTATCAGAGCTTCGCAAAAGAGAACATTACGAAAGTCCCAGTGTAAAACGTAAGAAAAAATCCGAAGCAGCAAGAAAAAGAAAATATAAATATAATAAATAA
- a CDS encoding GatB/YqeY domain-containing protein produces the protein MTLKERIYKDMVEAMKNKDNFKKNILSMVRAAILQVEKDTQKELDDEGVINVISKEIKQRKEVLPDYEKSGRQDLVDKARKEIEIMLSYLPKQLSEEEIEEIVKKAIEETGAKTKSDIGKVMGKVMPIVKGRADGNLVKDMVNKYLQ, from the coding sequence ATGACCCTAAAAGAGCGAATATACAAAGATATGGTAGAAGCTATGAAAAACAAAGATAATTTTAAAAAGAATATTTTAAGTATGGTAAGAGCAGCTATTCTCCAAGTTGAAAAAGATACTCAAAAAGAATTAGACGATGAAGGGGTCATCAATGTAATTTCTAAGGAGATAAAGCAAAGAAAAGAAGTGTTGCCGGATTACGAGAAAAGTGGAAGGCAAGACTTAGTGGATAAAGCCAGAAAAGAAATTGAGATTATGCTTTCTTATTTACCGAAGCAGCTATCCGAAGAGGAAATAGAGGAAATAGTAAAAAAAGCTATCGAAGAAACTGGTGCTAAAACTAAAAGCGATATAGGAAAAGTGATGGGAAAGGTAATGCCAATCGTAAAAGGGAGAGCAGATGGCAACCTTGTTAAAGACATGGTAAACAAGTATCTACAGTAA
- a CDS encoding asparaginase — translation MYYNEGNKMNIPVAVNYFLGGFALEKIVIIFTGGTISMKNDPNLNAAIPSLSGNDILKMVPNIKEIAQIEIIQFGNFPSPYFTPELLINLRREVENVIMKQQVKGVVITHGTDTIEETAYFLDLTINSEKPIVLTGAMKNSSEVGYDGPSNLIASVITASSEKAKNKGVLVVFNNEIHAARDVTKTHTSSIDTFKSLETGPIGVVDNNRAYFYRNIEARDYIPVDHLEPRVSLLKVAFGMDDKIIRFLVDSGEKGIVIEGTGRGNVPPKLAEGIEYAISKGVIVVLVSRCPMGRVDASYGYKGGGKHLESLGVIFGGNLSGQKARIKLMAALAYSNNYNEIKKLFKEERT, via the coding sequence ATGTATTATAATGAAGGTAACAAAATGAATATTCCTGTTGCTGTAAATTATTTTTTGGGGGGATTTGCCTTGGAGAAAATAGTAATAATTTTTACTGGTGGAACTATATCCATGAAAAATGACCCGAATTTAAATGCTGCTATACCCTCTTTATCAGGAAATGACATACTAAAAATGGTTCCCAACATAAAAGAAATTGCCCAAATTGAAATAATCCAATTTGGTAATTTTCCAAGTCCTTACTTTACTCCCGAGCTATTAATAAATTTGAGACGAGAAGTTGAAAACGTAATCATGAAACAACAAGTAAAAGGAGTCGTCATTACTCACGGTACAGACACCATAGAAGAAACAGCATACTTTTTAGACTTAACTATAAATTCCGAAAAACCAATAGTCTTGACTGGAGCCATGAAAAATTCTTCTGAAGTTGGATACGACGGTCCCAGCAACTTAATTGCTTCTGTAATTACTGCTTCCTCAGAAAAAGCCAAAAACAAAGGAGTGTTAGTAGTTTTCAATAACGAAATACATGCTGCACGAGATGTCACAAAAACTCATACTTCAAGTATTGACACCTTTAAAAGCCTTGAAACAGGTCCAATAGGTGTTGTAGATAATAACAGAGCGTATTTTTATAGGAACATTGAGGCAAGAGATTATATACCAGTAGACCATTTAGAGCCAAGAGTCAGTCTTTTAAAAGTTGCCTTTGGTATGGACGATAAAATTATCAGATTCCTTGTTGACAGTGGAGAAAAAGGAATAGTAATAGAAGGAACAGGAAGGGGAAATGTACCTCCAAAATTGGCTGAGGGTATAGAATATGCTATATCAAAGGGAGTAATTGTAGTGTTAGTTTCAAGATGTCCTATGGGAAGAGTTGATGCCTCTTACGGTTATAAAGGTGGCGGAAAGCATCTTGAGTCCTTAGGGGTAATCTTTGGAGGTAATCTCTCAGGGCAAAAAGCTCGTATAAAACTCATGGCAGCTCTTGCTTATTCTAATAATTACAATGAAATCAAAAAATTGTTTAAAGAAGAAAGGACTTGA
- the yqfC gene encoding sporulation protein YqfC: MKDGIKNELVNAIDFPKEVLLNLPKITLIGKTHVTIENHKGIIEYIPERIRVNTTIGVVRILGKNMIVNSIMTEIITISGEIMNIEIMV, from the coding sequence ATGAAAGATGGGATAAAAAACGAACTTGTAAATGCAATAGACTTTCCAAAAGAGGTACTGCTTAATCTCCCAAAAATAACTTTGATAGGGAAAACCCATGTTACTATTGAAAACCACAAGGGAATTATTGAGTATATTCCTGAAAGGATTAGGGTAAATACGACAATTGGAGTTGTTAGAATATTAGGTAAAAACATGATTGTAAATTCTATAATGACAGAGATTATAACGATTAGTGGCGAAATAATGAATATAGAAATAATGGTATAG
- the yqfD gene encoding sporulation protein YqfD, which yields MVAIKLWNFLKGYVIIKIEGLSIEKFLNLIMVNDVYIWDIERKNYTTIVAKVSLKGFKEIVSFAKKTNCRVSVISKRGLPFVISRLKRRKSLVLGAAISLILIYAFSTFIWEINIETVNNVNEKVVLEKLSHLGLKPGVSKFAIDVNKIETEFLLQNNDISWIGINIKGTNAFVKVVGKTKPQEVLSKDEPCNIIAKKDGIIYKMTVLEGEAVKKVGDTVKAGDIIVTGIIEKPGLETRFVHADGQIIGRTWYEVYADAELKKEVFERTNNKITVTKIIFGNNTITISPKKVDFKNFEKEEKEIISKNFPVRIIKEVYYETKPKTIVLSKEEAKNIAFEKALKELEKVLGPQSKIVNKKESYVIIQDKILRANITAEVLEEIGMKEKISYIGGEH from the coding sequence TTGGTTGCAATAAAATTATGGAATTTTTTAAAAGGATATGTTATTATTAAGATTGAAGGTTTGTCAATTGAAAAATTTTTAAATCTCATAATGGTAAATGATGTCTATATTTGGGATATTGAGCGTAAGAATTATACTACTATAGTCGCAAAAGTAAGTTTAAAGGGTTTTAAAGAAATAGTGTCTTTTGCGAAAAAAACTAATTGTCGTGTTTCAGTGATTTCTAAAAGAGGGTTGCCTTTTGTAATTTCTCGATTAAAAAGAAGAAAATCATTGGTTTTAGGGGCAGCAATTTCTCTTATACTGATTTATGCATTTTCTACTTTTATATGGGAAATTAATATAGAGACCGTCAACAATGTAAATGAAAAAGTAGTTTTAGAAAAGCTTTCACACTTAGGATTAAAGCCAGGAGTTTCTAAATTTGCTATAGATGTTAATAAAATAGAGACAGAATTTTTATTACAAAATAATGATATATCGTGGATAGGAATAAATATAAAGGGTACTAATGCTTTTGTAAAAGTTGTAGGTAAAACAAAACCTCAAGAGGTATTGTCAAAAGATGAACCATGCAATATAATAGCTAAAAAAGATGGTATAATTTATAAGATGACGGTTTTAGAAGGGGAAGCGGTAAAAAAAGTTGGAGATACAGTAAAAGCGGGAGATATAATTGTTACAGGGATAATTGAAAAGCCAGGACTAGAGACAAGATTTGTACATGCTGATGGCCAAATTATTGGGAGGACATGGTATGAAGTTTATGCTGACGCCGAACTCAAAAAAGAAGTCTTTGAGAGGACAAACAACAAAATAACTGTTACAAAAATAATATTTGGCAATAATACTATAACTATATCGCCTAAAAAAGTAGACTTTAAGAATTTTGAAAAAGAGGAAAAAGAGATAATATCAAAAAATTTTCCAGTTAGAATAATAAAAGAAGTATACTATGAAACCAAACCTAAAACTATTGTTTTATCTAAAGAGGAAGCAAAAAATATTGCTTTTGAAAAAGCACTAAAGGAGTTGGAGAAGGTTTTAGGCCCTCAAAGTAAGATAGTAAATAAAAAAGAAAGTTATGTGATTATACAAGATAAAATATTAAGAGCCAATATTACTGCAGAGGTTTTAGAGGAAATAGGAATGAAAGAAAAAATTTCTTATATAGGAGGGGAACATTGA
- a CDS encoding PhoH family protein produces the protein MIKELAINIEDMEQAANLFGNFDENIKLIEEGLDVKIVLRGGIIKITGEEKNVESANKLFNKLMGMIEKGDVITTQNVLYTMNMIEAGEEEKLKSLMSDIVCITARGKQIRCKTYGQMRYVEAIRKNQIVFGIGPAGTGKTYLAMAMAITAMKNKEVGRIILTRPAVEAGEKLGFLPGDLQEKVDPYLRPLYDALYDILGAEVFQKYMEKGLIEVAPLAYMRGRTLDDSFIILDEAQNTTPEQMKMFLTRIGFGSKAVITGDVTQIDLPRGKKSGLKEVMEILKGIEGIEFVMLSEEDVIRHPLVAKIIKAYEIYEKNMEENKSEIPERGE, from the coding sequence TTGATTAAGGAGTTAGCTATTAATATTGAGGATATGGAGCAAGCTGCCAATTTGTTTGGCAACTTTGATGAAAATATTAAGTTAATAGAAGAGGGATTAGATGTCAAGATAGTGTTAAGAGGAGGAATTATTAAGATAACGGGGGAAGAAAAAAACGTGGAATCTGCTAATAAACTTTTTAACAAATTGATGGGAATGATTGAAAAGGGAGATGTGATTACTACTCAAAATGTTTTGTATACTATGAATATGATTGAGGCAGGAGAAGAAGAAAAACTAAAGTCTTTAATGTCTGATATTGTTTGTATAACAGCTAGAGGCAAACAGATAAGGTGCAAAACTTATGGGCAAATGAGGTATGTAGAAGCTATAAGAAAAAATCAGATTGTATTTGGAATAGGACCTGCCGGTACGGGCAAGACCTATTTGGCTATGGCAATGGCTATTACCGCAATGAAAAATAAAGAAGTAGGTCGTATAATTTTAACAAGGCCGGCTGTTGAAGCAGGAGAAAAGTTGGGTTTTTTGCCAGGAGATTTGCAAGAAAAAGTTGATCCTTATTTAAGACCTTTATATGATGCGCTTTACGACATTTTAGGAGCAGAAGTTTTCCAAAAATACATGGAGAAAGGCTTAATTGAGGTAGCACCCCTAGCTTATATGAGAGGTAGAACTTTGGACGATTCTTTTATAATACTTGATGAAGCTCAAAACACCACTCCTGAGCAGATGAAAATGTTTTTAACCCGTATAGGTTTTGGTTCTAAAGCAGTTATAACTGGTGACGTTACTCAAATAGATTTGCCAAGAGGTAAAAAATCCGGACTAAAAGAGGTTATGGAGATATTAAAAGGAATAGAAGGTATAGAGTTTGTAATGCTTTCTGAAGAAGATGTGATAAGGCATCCTCTTGTAGCTAAAATCATAAAAGCTTATGAAATTTATGAGAAGAACATGGAGGAAAACAAATCAGAAATCCCAGAGCGAGGGGAATAA
- a CDS encoding HD family phosphohydrolase, whose product MKKLDKHIKNIIKNEQLIIIFFVIFYFVSSYALVYTSVTPPKFDLKAGDVATQDIKAPKDVVDVVATQKKIEEAVNAVNPKYDYNENIAKESYLKLVDFFNKLRDVRKSSETEEKKLQDFKAVSPIGLEDNDVALLLKIDDNTLINMESVVLSTEKAIMARQITEDALPTVLNDAKSVVESSDISEEVKPVAVKILSSVIVPNMIYNAYETNLAKKEAEERVQPVMYKKGQNIVVSGEVVTQQQIEVLKSLGLLKGSSKIDYGMIIGLFLILGLSLFLSVYYIIKLDKKITTKKMYIELLCLTGIFYLLLAVAFKEIEPLLIPAATLPMLISVLIDPYIAIMIDIIYSLLVGLMVGFNQEFIFMSLLGGLIGAVKLSHSKQRLDFVKAGLYVSGVNLVSIVGIGLLNSNDIISVLKSSLWGIVSGTFSIILVIGTLPFWETAFDILTPLKLLELSNPNNPLLKKLIMDAPGTYHHSMVVANLAEAASDAIGANSLLVRVGAYYHDIGKIKRPYFFKENQLSGENLHDKISPDLSTLVIISHVKDGVELAKKYKLPQQVIDLIKEHHGTSLVKYFYTKALQNEEESCEEESFRYPGPKPSTKESAILMLADSVEAAVRSIPEPTEENIKNMIEKIMADRLNDGQLEDSDLTLKDIKTIKNSFLTALTGMFHKRIEYPDIEPNQNKEVLE is encoded by the coding sequence ATGAAAAAACTGGACAAACATATAAAAAATATAATTAAAAATGAGCAATTGATAATCATTTTTTTTGTTATTTTTTATTTTGTTTCTTCCTATGCCTTAGTTTATACTAGTGTAACGCCTCCAAAATTTGACTTAAAAGCTGGGGACGTAGCTACTCAAGACATAAAAGCTCCTAAAGATGTAGTAGATGTAGTTGCTACTCAAAAGAAAATAGAGGAAGCAGTAAATGCGGTAAATCCCAAATATGATTATAATGAAAATATTGCCAAAGAATCTTATCTTAAGCTGGTTGATTTTTTTAATAAATTGAGAGATGTACGCAAATCTTCAGAAACAGAAGAAAAGAAATTGCAGGACTTTAAAGCTGTAAGTCCCATAGGTTTAGAAGATAATGACGTGGCTTTGCTTTTAAAAATAGATGATAATACCCTTATAAACATGGAATCGGTGGTATTATCGACAGAAAAAGCAATTATGGCAAGGCAGATTACAGAAGATGCTTTGCCTACTGTTTTAAACGATGCCAAGAGTGTTGTAGAAAGTTCTGATATTTCTGAAGAAGTAAAACCAGTAGCTGTTAAGATTTTATCTTCTGTTATTGTTCCTAATATGATATATAATGCCTATGAGACAAACCTTGCTAAAAAAGAAGCAGAGGAAAGAGTACAGCCGGTTATGTATAAAAAAGGACAAAATATCGTAGTCAGTGGAGAAGTGGTGACACAACAACAAATTGAGGTTTTGAAATCTTTAGGTCTCTTAAAAGGTAGCAGTAAGATTGACTATGGAATGATAATAGGCTTATTTTTGATTTTAGGCTTGTCACTTTTTTTATCAGTGTATTATATTATAAAATTGGACAAAAAGATTACTACAAAAAAAATGTACATTGAATTGTTGTGCTTAACAGGTATTTTTTATCTTTTATTAGCTGTTGCCTTTAAAGAGATTGAACCGCTTTTAATTCCTGCTGCTACTTTGCCTATGCTAATTTCTGTTTTAATAGATCCTTATATTGCTATTATGATTGACATAATTTATTCTCTTTTAGTAGGCTTAATGGTTGGTTTTAACCAAGAATTTATTTTTATGTCATTGCTAGGGGGATTGATTGGTGCAGTAAAACTTTCTCATTCTAAGCAACGTTTAGATTTTGTAAAAGCGGGTCTTTACGTCAGTGGGGTAAATCTTGTAAGTATTGTAGGAATAGGGCTTTTAAATAGCAATGATATAATTTCTGTATTAAAAAGCAGTTTATGGGGAATTGTCAGTGGAACTTTTAGTATAATTTTGGTTATTGGTACTTTGCCTTTTTGGGAAACAGCTTTTGATATCTTAACTCCTTTAAAACTTTTAGAGCTGTCAAATCCAAATAATCCGCTTCTTAAAAAACTTATAATGGATGCTCCTGGGACTTATCACCACAGCATGGTAGTAGCAAATCTCGCAGAAGCTGCTTCTGATGCTATTGGAGCGAACAGTTTGTTAGTTAGAGTGGGGGCTTATTACCATGATATAGGTAAAATTAAAAGACCTTATTTTTTCAAAGAGAACCAGCTTTCAGGAGAAAATTTGCATGACAAAATTTCTCCTGATTTAAGTACATTAGTAATAATTTCCCATGTAAAAGATGGGGTGGAATTAGCTAAAAAGTATAAACTTCCTCAACAAGTCATTGATTTGATAAAAGAACACCATGGTACTTCCTTAGTGAAATACTTTTATACTAAGGCTTTACAAAATGAAGAGGAATCTTGCGAAGAAGAATCTTTTAGATATCCAGGTCCAAAACCTTCTACCAAAGAGTCTGCCATTTTGATGTTGGCAGATTCTGTAGAAGCAGCTGTGAGGTCTATTCCTGAACCTACTGAGGAAAATATAAAGAATATGATTGAAAAAATCATGGCAGATAGATTAAATGATGGTCAGTTGGAAGATAGCGATTTAACTTTAAAAGATATTAAAACTATAAAAAATTCTTTTTTGACTGCTTTAACTGGTATGTTTCATAAAAGAATTGAGTATCCTGATATTGAACCAAATCAAAATAAAGAGGTGTTAGAATGA
- the ybeY gene encoding rRNA maturation RNase YbeY gives MNILIDNRQDKVDAINLEELVEKVIKTVLEVEEVIDNVEVSVSFVDNEEIRKLNKYYRGIDKPTDVLSFPLAEFEETYGEVEKIEEDSEEVQPIGDIVISLEKALEQSIEYGHSFEREVAYLTAHSMLHLLGYDHETEEERKIMREKEEEVMARLNIGR, from the coding sequence ATGAACATTTTGATAGACAACAGACAAGATAAAGTTGATGCAATAAATTTGGAAGAATTGGTGGAAAAAGTTATAAAAACAGTATTAGAGGTAGAAGAGGTTATTGATAATGTTGAAGTAAGTGTGTCCTTTGTGGATAATGAGGAAATTAGAAAATTAAATAAATATTATAGGGGCATAGATAAGCCGACAGATGTTTTGTCATTTCCTTTAGCAGAGTTTGAAGAGACTTATGGGGAAGTTGAGAAAATAGAGGAAGATTCAGAAGAGGTACAGCCAATAGGAGATATAGTTATTTCTTTAGAAAAAGCATTAGAGCAGTCAATAGAATATGGACATTCCTTTGAAAGAGAAGTAGCTTATTTAACAGCTCACAGCATGTTGCATCTTTTGGGTTATGACCATGAAACTGAAGAAGAAAGAAAAATTATGAGGGAAAAAGAAGAGGAAGTTATGGCAAGGCTTAATATTGGGCGGTGA